Genomic DNA from uncultured Methanospirillum sp.:
TCTGACGAACGGAACTCTCTGTACACTTCCCGAAGTAAGGAGGGATCTCATCCAGGCGGATCTCATCATCCCGACCGTTCCGGCCTCTGATCAGAAGATGCAGGAGAAGATCTTCAGGCCGGTCCGGGGGCTTTCAGTCTCATCCATACTTCACGGGCTCGGTGCCTTACGCAGTGAATTTTCAGGGCAGATATGGGTTGAAGTCTTCCTTATTCCCGGGATCAATACCGGCAGGGAAGAACTGCAGAGTATCAGAGAGACAATAGTTTCACTCCGTCCTGATCTGATACAACTGAACTCACTGGATCGGCCCGGGACTGAGTCCTGGGTGTATCCGGTTCGAGGCGTAGAACTAGAAGAGATCCGTGATTTCTTTGCTGAAACAGGGATTCCGGTAGACATAGTTGGGTATGGACAGAATCGGGCCTGCTTATCCCAGAGGTGTGACCATCCTGGCATCACCTCACAGATATAGAAATACTGGCAAGTTCTGGACCGGAACTCTTCTATTCCCTGTTTATCCTCGTACTTGGTAGTTACACGATAAAGGTCGAGCCTTTCATGTCGCCATCACTGAAGACTTCATAAGAACCATGGTGAAGATGTTTGAGATTATCCGGTTTATCCACCAGAGGTCTTTCTGACATTCTCCAGATCAACGGTTGCATTTGTCATACCCGGCCATGGGAGTGAATAATTAGGATCAATGGTTATTGAACGATTCAGGAAGTATACAGCATCCTCATAGTTACCATCCTGCATCGCAATGATCCCTGCATAATGGAGATGTGAGGCAGTATCAGGTTTTATTGCGAGTGCTTTGTCAATATTCTCCTTTGCAGCTGTGATGTCTCCCATCTTCAGATATGCAAGAGATTTGAGGGCATACCCTGATGAGTAATCTGGAATGATGTTGATGGCGTTCTCTCCGTCAGCAAGAGCTGCAGAATAATTGCCAAGTGACAGATATGTCATTCCCCTGTTAGCGTACCTGACAGGATTTGGTTCAATGGCAATCGCTTTTGAATCTTCAATAAGGGCCTGCTGGCTACGATTGAGTTTTCTGAGAGCATACCCCTTCATTGAATACATCTGAGGATCGTTCTGATCCCGGGCAAGACCTTCACCAGCGATGCGAAGGAGGGTATTCCAGTCTCTCTGCTCCATTGCCCGGAATCCACTCTCCTGAAGTTCAGTGATATTTGTAAGGTTCAGACCCTCTATCCGGGGGGCAGGAATGTCTGCCCCTGTGACCTGAACCAGCAGAGTTCCGGCAATCAGGATAAGTATCACCAGGTTTATGCGTATCAACCCAATCACTTCTCTTCAGAATCATGTCCAGACCACCTTAACTGTTTGGATGATCGGTCAGCCCGGAGAAAACGGAAGAGGGGAGTGATGCAGGAAAAACAGAATTTGTCTGCTGCCCGGAATGGATGAAGGGTGTACAATTTACCTGACCATAATAAATCCACTCTTTTCGATGCTACCAGACGATATGCTGTTCTGTGCAGTGAGGCGTACCTAATACAATCCTTTGGCAGTGTAGATATGGGTCACATTCTGCGATCTGGAACTGTTTCCGTCCCCGAGATCCCAGAGCCAGGATGTCGGATTCCCGGTGGACTGATCAATCAACGAAATCTGCAGGGGTGATGCTCCGGAGGTCTGGTCAACTGTGAATGTGGCTGTTATATACCCGGGAACCTGCGTTGGTGTGGGATATGGAACCTGCCCGACAGTGGCTGTCACTGCTCCTGTCAGCGTTCCTATACCACTTGTCTGGTTATTTGCTGCCCGAAGTGTAACTATATACGTTCCTGGTGTTGTGTAGGTGTGGATCGGGTTCTGCTCTGGAGATTTTGCTCCATCACCGAAGTCCCAGAAGAATGAGGTAGGATCTCCAAGAGACTGGTTCGTGAACCTGACTGTCAGAGGTACTGCTCCCCAGGTTGTGTTCAGGGTGAAGAATGCATGAACCTGCCCCGGAGTCGGTTGTCCGTATGATGAGATGGTGTGATCGACTGTTATTGACGAGAAGGTCCAGGTCCCGACCGGACCTACCATGCTCCCGTTCACTGAGACGTTCACGAGGTCAGCTCCAGGCTTTGCTTCTGCCACGTAAGTTGCGTTGCTATAACGGGGATAAGTCTTATTCCCGGCAGGATTGAGAACTGTCCAGTCATCATGTGATGAATTGATCATCTGGGCAACCCGTACCAGAGGTGCGGTGTCGTAGGCTCCTGATCCGGTCTTTACCTCATAGGGTACCTGAGA
This window encodes:
- a CDS encoding tetratricopeptide repeat protein — encoded protein: MILILIAGTLLVQVTGADIPAPRIEGLNLTNITELQESGFRAMEQRDWNTLLRIAGEGLARDQNDPQMYSMKGYALRKLNRSQQALIEDSKAIAIEPNPVRYANRGMTYLSLGNYSAALADGENAINIIPDYSSGYALKSLAYLKMGDITAAKENIDKALAIKPDTASHLHYAGIIAMQDGNYEDAVYFLNRSITIDPNYSLPWPGMTNATVDLENVRKTSGG
- a CDS encoding radical SAM protein; translated protein: MNRYVFGPVLSRRLGRSLGIDLLPYKTCSYNCVYCECGATTDLTLTRSEFFPTADVIAELDHILAKGPVLDYITFAGSGEPTLSHSLGPVIRFLKETYPRYRVAVLTNGTLCTLPEVRRDLIQADLIIPTVPASDQKMQEKIFRPVRGLSVSSILHGLGALRSEFSGQIWVEVFLIPGINTGREELQSIRETIVSLRPDLIQLNSLDRPGTESWVYPVRGVELEEIRDFFAETGIPVDIVGYGQNRACLSQRCDHPGITSQI